A DNA window from Haliovirga abyssi contains the following coding sequences:
- a CDS encoding type IV pilus modification PilV family protein, with product MIKKSKGFTLIEVLIAVIILGVAFPTLIEGLISIVNSFQKNREYTKFYIFEENKLNEFEAGIEISDHGEKVIDDIEYRWWILQEIKENNQKKIVINIQKQGDNKKYSLEREINYEK from the coding sequence ATGATTAAAAAAAGTAAGGGATTTACTTTAATTGAAGTTTTGATTGCAGTAATAATTTTAGGAGTAGCATTTCCTACTTTAATAGAGGGTCTTATCTCAATTGTAAATAGTTTTCAAAAAAATAGAGAATATACTAAATTTTATATTTTTGAAGAAAATAAATTAAATGAATTTGAAGCAGGAATAGAAATATCTGACCACGGAGAAAAAGTAATTGATGATATAGAATATAGATGGTGGATATTGCAAGAGATAAAAGAAAATAACCAAAAGAAAATAGTTATAAATATACAAAAACAAGGAGATAATAAAAAATATAGTTTAGAAAGAGAAATCAATTATGAGAAATAA
- a CDS encoding phosphoglycerate kinase encodes MAKKTVRDIEVKGKKVLMRVDFNVPIKDGVITDDTRIKAALSTINYVIDNGGKAILMSHLGRVKTEDDKASKTLAPIAKRLEELLGKTVNFVSETRGEKVENAVASLKDGEVMMIENTRFEDIDGKKESKNDPELGKYWASLADVFVIDAFGTAHRSHASNVGVASNIEAVAGFLMEKEIKFIGGVVENPQKPLVAILGGAKVSDKIGVIESLIEKADKIIIGGGMMFTFLKALGKNIGSSLLEADKVELATSLMEKAKAKGVELILPVDTVVAKEFKNDTEFKTVSVDAVEDGWMGLDIGADSVKLFAEALKGVKTVVWNGPMGVFEMENYAKGTIGICKAIAGLDEAITIIGGGDSAAAAEQLGYADDFSHISTGGGASLEYLEGKELPGIAAISEK; translated from the coding sequence ATGGCTAAAAAAACAGTTAGAGATATTGAAGTAAAAGGTAAAAAAGTTTTAATGAGAGTTGATTTTAATGTTCCTATAAAAGATGGAGTTATTACTGATGATACAAGAATAAAAGCTGCTTTAAGCACAATAAACTATGTGATAGATAATGGAGGAAAAGCTATATTAATGTCACATTTAGGAAGAGTAAAAACAGAAGATGATAAAGCAAGCAAAACTTTAGCACCAATAGCTAAGAGATTAGAAGAATTATTAGGTAAAACAGTTAATTTTGTATCAGAAACAAGAGGAGAAAAAGTTGAAAATGCAGTAGCTTCTTTAAAAGATGGAGAAGTTATGATGATAGAAAATACAAGATTTGAAGATATAGATGGTAAAAAAGAATCTAAAAATGATCCTGAATTAGGTAAATATTGGGCATCTTTAGCAGATGTATTTGTAATAGATGCATTTGGTACAGCACATAGATCTCATGCTTCTAATGTAGGAGTAGCTTCTAATATAGAAGCAGTAGCAGGATTTTTAATGGAAAAAGAGATAAAATTCATTGGTGGAGTAGTAGAAAATCCTCAAAAACCACTAGTTGCAATATTAGGTGGAGCAAAAGTATCAGATAAAATAGGAGTTATAGAAAGTCTTATAGAAAAAGCTGATAAAATAATAATCGGTGGAGGAATGATGTTTACATTCCTAAAAGCACTTGGTAAAAATATAGGAAGTTCATTATTAGAAGCTGATAAAGTAGAATTAGCAACTTCATTAATGGAAAAAGCTAAAGCTAAAGGTGTAGAACTTATTTTACCAGTTGATACAGTAGTAGCAAAAGAATTTAAAAATGATACAGAATTTAAAACAGTTTCTGTAGATGCTGTAGAAGATGGTTGGATGGGATTAGATATAGGTGCAGATTCTGTAAAATTATTTGCAGAAGCATTAAAAGGTGTTAAAACAGTAGTTTGGAATGGACCAATGGGTGTATTTGAAATGGAAAATTATGCAAAAGGAACAATAGGAATATGTAAAGCTATTGCTGGATTGGATGAAGCAATAACAATAATAGGTGGAGGAGATTCAGCAGCAGCAGCAGAACAACTTGGTTATGCTGATGACTTCAGTCATATTTCTACAGGTGGTGGAGCTTCTTTAGAATATTTAGAAGGTAAAGAACTTCCTGGAATAGCAGCAATATCAGAAAAATAA
- the gap gene encoding type I glyceraldehyde-3-phosphate dehydrogenase, translating to MAVKVAINGFGRIGRLAFRLMFGEADYEIVAINDLTDPGTLAHLLKYDTAQGNYKIDTVKAEGDSVVVDGKAIKIYSERNPEDLPWGKLGVDVVLECTGFFVSEEGAGKHIKAGAKKVVISAPAKGNLKTVVYNVNHDILDGTETIVSGASCTTNCLAPVAKVLNDTFGIEKGFMTTVHSYTNDQTTLDRPHPKGINSRRGRAAAANIIPTSTGAAVAVGLVIPEIKGKLDGIAMRVPTVTGSVVDLVVELKKDATVESINAAMKAAANETLRYTEDPIVSSDVIGSNNGSIFDALLTKEIAVDGKKMFKLVSWYDNEMSYTAQLVRTVKYFAGLSK from the coding sequence ATGGCAGTTAAAGTAGCGATTAATGGTTTTGGAAGAATTGGGAGACTTGCATTTAGATTAATGTTTGGAGAAGCTGATTATGAAATCGTAGCAATAAACGATTTAACAGATCCTGGAACATTAGCACATTTATTGAAGTATGATACAGCACAAGGAAATTATAAAATTGATACAGTAAAAGCTGAAGGAGATAGCGTAGTTGTAGATGGTAAAGCTATTAAAATATATTCAGAAAGAAATCCAGAGGATTTACCTTGGGGAAAATTAGGAGTAGATGTAGTATTAGAATGTACAGGTTTCTTTGTTTCTGAAGAAGGAGCTGGAAAACATATAAAAGCAGGAGCTAAAAAAGTTGTAATTTCTGCACCAGCAAAAGGAAATTTAAAAACTGTAGTATATAATGTAAATCATGATATATTAGATGGAACAGAAACAATTGTTAGTGGAGCTTCTTGTACAACTAACTGTTTAGCACCAGTAGCAAAAGTATTAAATGATACATTTGGAATAGAAAAAGGATTTATGACAACAGTTCATTCATATACAAATGACCAAACAACTTTGGATAGACCACATCCAAAAGGAATTAACTCAAGAAGAGGAAGAGCAGCAGCAGCTAACATTATACCAACTTCAACAGGAGCAGCAGTAGCAGTTGGATTAGTAATACCTGAAATAAAAGGGAAATTAGATGGAATTGCTATGAGAGTTCCTACTGTAACAGGATCAGTTGTTGATTTAGTTGTAGAATTAAAAAAAGATGCTACTGTAGAATCAATTAATGCAGCAATGAAAGCAGCAGCTAATGAAACTTTAAGATATACAGAAGATCCAATTGTTTCAAGTGATGTAATTGGTTCAAATAATGGTTCAATATTTGATGCATTATTAACTAAAGAAATAGCAGTAGATGGTAAAAAAATGTTTAAATTAGTAAGTTGGTATGATAATGAAATGTCTTACACAGCTCAATTAGTAAGAACAGTAAAATATTTTGCAGGATTAAGCAAATAA
- a CDS encoding PulJ/GspJ family protein produces MRNKGFTLLEIIIAVVITGIVMGTAFSFFKINFSTWNKIENSENQEIRVFDSKFRADIKNMYYLNIMNENPFKGDYNKVEFYKQDINGDVIKIEYSYNELNSSIEREKLKNGVSIKKNIFFNGKVGKSIKIFYFDKFWKDKWDYKEEMKFPVSIKIVFEENKEQLEIIENILLNRKY; encoded by the coding sequence ATGAGAAATAAGGGATTTACATTATTAGAAATAATTATAGCAGTAGTCATTACAGGAATTGTAATGGGTACAGCATTTAGCTTTTTTAAAATAAATTTTTCTACTTGGAATAAAATAGAAAATTCAGAAAATCAAGAAATTAGAGTTTTTGATTCTAAATTTAGAGCAGATATAAAAAATATGTATTATTTGAATATTATGAATGAAAATCCATTTAAAGGTGATTACAATAAAGTTGAATTTTATAAACAAGATATAAATGGAGATGTTATAAAAATAGAATATTCTTATAATGAATTAAATAGTAGTATTGAAAGAGAAAAATTGAAAAATGGAGTTTCCATTAAAAAAAATATTTTTTTTAATGGAAAAGTAGGAAAATCTATAAAAATATTTTATTTTGATAAATTTTGGAAAGATAAGTGGGATTATAAAGAGGAAATGAAATTCCCTGTGAGTATAAAAATTGTATTTGAAGAAAATAAGGAACAACTAGAAATTATAGAAAATATTCTTCTTAATCGAAAATATTGA
- a CDS encoding RluA family pseudouridine synthase has translation MKKYFVKKDYKGYAVFDYLKEVEGFSSRLLRNAKVYVNKKNAKPNKKLRYRDSIWVLEKEKSTNIKPIKLNLDIAYEDNELLIVNKEPFLITHPTLKKVDITLANGIVYYFKNKNINMVPRFYNRLDMNTSGLIIIAKSGFAQGFLQNRGEVKKYYVTVVKGIINEDEFTIEKNIGVSEGGIKREINENGQYAKTVFKVLNRNIEKDVTLVEAQLFTGRTHQIRVHLSSIGHPILGDTLYGGEDLRVKRQLLHSYKAIFINPETKAIQKIESNFPEDIKKFI, from the coding sequence ATGAAAAAATACTTTGTGAAAAAAGATTATAAAGGGTATGCTGTTTTTGATTACTTAAAAGAAGTAGAAGGGTTTTCATCAAGACTTTTGAGAAATGCAAAAGTGTATGTAAATAAAAAAAATGCAAAACCGAACAAAAAATTAAGATATAGAGATTCTATATGGGTTTTGGAAAAAGAAAAAAGTACGAATATAAAACCTATAAAGTTAAATCTTGATATAGCTTACGAAGATAATGAGCTTTTAATAGTAAATAAAGAACCATTTTTAATAACACATCCAACTCTAAAAAAAGTTGATATTACACTAGCTAATGGAATAGTATATTACTTTAAAAATAAAAACATAAATATGGTGCCAAGATTTTACAACAGATTAGATATGAATACAAGTGGATTAATAATTATTGCTAAGTCTGGTTTTGCACAGGGATTTTTGCAAAATAGGGGAGAAGTAAAAAAATATTATGTTACTGTAGTCAAAGGAATAATAAATGAAGATGAATTTACAATAGAAAAAAATATAGGAGTTTCAGAAGGTGGAATAAAAAGAGAAATTAATGAAAATGGTCAGTATGCAAAAACTGTTTTTAAAGTTTTAAATAGAAATATTGAAAAAGATGTAACTTTAGTTGAAGCACAACTGTTTACAGGAAGAACGCATCAAATTAGAGTTCATTTAAGCTCAATAGGTCATCCTATATTAGGAGATACATTATATGGTGGAGAAGATTTAAGAGTTAAAAGACAACTTTTACATAGTTATAAAGCTATTTTTATAAATCCAGAAACAAAAGCTATCCAAAAAATAGAAAGTAACTTTCCAGAAGATATAAAAAAGTTTATTTGA
- a CDS encoding type II secretion system F family protein → MPLYKYKAIEKDSGKNVEGEIEGNNESDLIKKLELSGKYVFELNEKTEQKIESNGISLGREKEVIFFTQQMSDLLNAGVQLGEALKIINSLVKKGKIKPIISDVYENMKQGETLSDSLEKYPSYFGKSYTNMVRAGEEGGFVGVTFQRILQGMEEGRQLRSFVISSLIYPAVLMIVSIFAAIIMLVYILPKFMRIYSNYGKALPASTKMLLNISYFFQHYGIYLLAGIVGVIIGGIFYYKNSAGKKILDKLLLNIPIIGQLYIFIAVSNVIKSIATMLESGVPLLKSLEVAKYITPNVILQREIENIKNEVTKGTNLSDSIKESKYFPEIVYYMVAIGERTGKLSEMLLKTSTNFDKKIKGNMEIFVKTFEPVLIVVMGIFVGFMVFAMLLPILSINDMGM, encoded by the coding sequence ATGCCACTATACAAATATAAGGCAATAGAAAAAGATAGTGGAAAGAATGTAGAGGGTGAAATAGAAGGAAATAACGAATCTGATTTGATAAAAAAATTAGAATTAAGTGGAAAATATGTTTTTGAATTAAATGAAAAAACAGAACAGAAAATAGAAAGTAATGGAATTTCATTAGGAAGAGAAAAAGAGGTTATATTTTTTACTCAGCAAATGTCAGATTTATTAAATGCAGGGGTTCAATTAGGAGAAGCTTTAAAAATTATAAATTCATTAGTAAAAAAAGGAAAAATAAAACCAATAATTTCAGATGTTTATGAAAATATGAAACAAGGAGAAACACTTTCAGATTCATTAGAAAAGTACCCTTCATATTTTGGAAAAAGTTATACAAATATGGTTAGAGCAGGAGAAGAAGGTGGCTTTGTAGGAGTTACATTTCAAAGAATTTTGCAAGGTATGGAGGAAGGCAGGCAATTAAGAAGTTTTGTTATTTCTAGTCTAATATATCCTGCAGTATTAATGATTGTGTCTATTTTTGCAGCTATAATTATGTTAGTTTATATTTTACCTAAATTTATGAGAATATATAGTAACTATGGAAAGGCATTACCTGCCTCTACAAAAATGCTTTTGAATATAAGTTACTTTTTTCAGCATTATGGTATTTATTTATTAGCTGGAATAGTTGGGGTAATAATAGGCGGAATATTTTACTATAAGAATAGTGCTGGTAAAAAAATATTAGATAAACTTTTATTAAATATCCCTATAATAGGACAACTATATATATTTATTGCAGTATCAAATGTTATAAAGTCAATAGCAACAATGTTAGAAAGTGGAGTTCCTTTATTAAAATCATTAGAAGTTGCTAAATATATAACTCCAAATGTAATACTGCAAAGAGAAATTGAAAATATAAAAAATGAAGTAACAAAAGGAACTAATTTATCAGATTCAATAAAAGAATCAAAATATTTTCCAGAAATAGTTTATTATATGGTTGCAATTGGAGAAAGAACAGGGAAATTGTCAGAAATGTTGTTAAAAACCTCAACAAACTTTGATAAGAAAATAAAAGGAAATATGGAAATTTTTGTAAAAACTTTTGAGCCTGTATTAATTGTTGTAATGGGTATTTTTGTAGGATTTATGGTATTTGCAATGCTACTTCCAATATTAAGTATAAATGATATGGGAATGTAG
- the gspG gene encoding type II secretion system major pseudopilin GspG: MGNKKENGFTLIEIIIVVVIIGFLAATIGPNLFNRVSQAEKTTSENQLKIIGLSLDNYRLDNKRYPSTEQGLIALIEKPITYPLPKNWNGPYLEKKEIPKDAWGNEYKYVSPGYNNKNSYDLWSLGADGEDGTADDIKNW, encoded by the coding sequence GTGGGGAATAAAAAAGAAAATGGATTTACGTTGATTGAAATAATAATTGTGGTAGTAATAATTGGATTTTTAGCAGCAACAATAGGGCCTAATCTGTTTAACCGAGTTTCGCAAGCAGAAAAAACTACAAGCGAAAATCAATTAAAAATAATAGGGTTATCTTTAGATAACTATAGATTGGATAATAAAAGATATCCTTCAACTGAACAAGGTTTAATAGCATTAATAGAAAAACCAATAACATATCCTTTACCTAAAAATTGGAATGGACCTTATCTTGAAAAAAAAGAGATTCCAAAAGATGCTTGGGGTAATGAGTATAAATATGTTTCTCCTGGTTATAATAATAAAAATAGTTATGATTTATGGTCTTTAGGAGCTGATGGAGAAGATGGAACAGCAGATGATATTAAAAACTGGTAA
- a CDS encoding GspMb/PilO family protein, producing MKKLNKNEKILLILAIIIIGGTSLFKWGIIPIINYSKNSNKKTLKLEEKIKENIFLAKNFSRYKKALEEENIEIDRYKNKFFEEKPALAQLELLNNLQSEVKKVHLIILNKNVWYSKENNSIYCKLNLEGSYQKVIEFLGNLKNNRPKIFIEQLDMKKKFRSNRLNVNMVVRGFLENFEK from the coding sequence ATGAAAAAACTGAATAAAAATGAAAAGATTTTATTGATTTTAGCTATAATTATTATTGGGGGAACAAGTTTATTTAAATGGGGGATAATTCCAATAATTAATTATAGTAAAAATTCAAATAAAAAAACTTTAAAATTAGAAGAAAAAATAAAAGAAAATATATTTTTGGCAAAAAATTTTAGTAGATATAAAAAAGCATTAGAAGAGGAAAATATAGAAATAGATAGATATAAAAATAAATTTTTTGAAGAAAAACCTGCATTGGCACAACTTGAATTATTAAATAATTTGCAGAGTGAAGTTAAAAAAGTTCATTTGATAATATTAAATAAAAATGTATGGTATTCTAAAGAAAATAATAGTATATATTGTAAATTGAATTTAGAAGGGAGTTATCAAAAAGTAATAGAATTTTTAGGGAATTTAAAGAATAACAGGCCTAAAATTTTTATAGAACAACTGGATATGAAAAAAAAGTTTAGAAGTAATAGATTAAATGTAAATATGGTAGTAAGGGGATTTTTAGAAAATTTCGAAAAATAG
- a CDS encoding pilus assembly FimT family protein translates to MEKMEQQMILKTGKENGFTLLEIVVVIIVLGFLMGVMLPTLSKIADSTEERAFEQGVINIFMQARGNAVIQNETNKIQIGTKTIESKLNSKFLNKLNSEIKKINSDKKEVLFYSDGTSSGLNIEIFLLSNRKILIKIDEITGKVMVEGDTQND, encoded by the coding sequence ATGGAGAAGATGGAACAGCAGATGATATTAAAAACTGGTAAAGAAAATGGATTTACACTATTAGAAATAGTAGTAGTGATTATAGTTTTAGGATTTTTAATGGGAGTTATGTTGCCTACACTTAGTAAAATAGCTGATTCAACAGAAGAAAGAGCTTTTGAACAAGGAGTTATAAATATTTTTATGCAGGCTAGAGGAAATGCTGTAATACAAAATGAAACAAATAAAATTCAAATTGGAACTAAGACAATAGAGAGTAAGTTAAACTCCAAATTTTTAAATAAATTAAATAGTGAAATAAAAAAAATAAATTCAGATAAAAAAGAGGTTCTTTTTTATTCAGATGGAACAAGTTCTGGTTTGAATATAGAGATTTTTTTGTTGTCTAATAGAAAAATATTAATAAAAATAGATGAAATCACAGGAAAAGTCATGGTTGAAGGAGATACTCAAAATGATTAA